A single window of Kitasatospora sp. HUAS MG31 DNA harbors:
- a CDS encoding YlxR family protein: MSGRTHVRACPERTCVGCRKRAAKHDLLRVVAIEGVCVPDPRGTLPGRGAHLHPDPTCLDLAVRRRAFPRAFRLQGALDTDVLRTRVEERAGGTPTPR; this comes from the coding sequence GTGTCTGGCCGGACGCATGTCCGCGCATGCCCTGAACGCACCTGCGTGGGCTGCCGCAAGCGGGCGGCCAAGCACGATCTGTTGCGTGTCGTGGCGATCGAGGGCGTTTGCGTCCCCGATCCCCGCGGCACACTGCCGGGCCGGGGCGCGCATCTGCACCCCGACCCGACCTGCCTCGACCTCGCGGTACGCCGCCGGGCGTTCCCCAGGGCCTTCCGGCTCCAGGGCGCGCTCGACACCGACGTGTTGCGGACCCGTGTCGAGGAGCGGGCGGGCGGTACGCCGACGCCCCGCTGA